The sequence below is a genomic window from Oncorhynchus nerka isolate Pitt River linkage group LG7, Oner_Uvic_2.0, whole genome shotgun sequence.
CCCTTCAAAGTACAGTAATGTAATAATCTCAATCAGGCATAGTGGTTCAATCAAGTGAAAATAATTTATGTAAGTGTGGTTTGATTTGTGAGGAAACCCAGTTAACATAGTCAGCACCTTTACAGTAAACCACCAAGTGAAATCTtaacaccactagttcagtccatcTTTCTCAACCAGATTACTGTAGTTTTACACCATTCAAAAACAATGAACCGAACACTTAAGCCGAATTTTATTGAGCCACTGGTCAAATAAGCTTTTTCGTTGTCATTATAgtgtaaaaaagaaaaaaaaaagacgaTTATGTTCTCTAACACAATATATAAATTAACCTGTATTTGTCATGGAAAATAATTAAAAATTACACTTCAAAAATCACTATGGTAGTAAATGAATAAGCAGGAACTATCATGATGGATGGTGTGTGGTGGCTTGCAAGGAACAATTCTAGCTATGCCTTGATCTTCCTTAATTAGCATAAAATTATATAACCTGTAGCCCAAGACCTTGACTGATCTTTTGGACATTCAACATTTATAAGCATCAGAGAAAGTCAGACAACATAATAACAAAACAATACAAAATAATTTAGTTCCAATTTAAAACAATACTCTTCTATTCAGATGACCCCTTTATCTTGTATGAAAACAACTACAGTTATTCTCATATGGTCCTACCTGAATCCCAGATACGTTTGTGCCGTCTTGCCAACTCAACTCatgacagcaatggagttggcgatacaacacaaacagatctgggactcaGGCTAGAGTTGTCCTGTCAGTAGTACCACAATTCTTAGAGGAGTTTAAATTCTTCTGAACAACTTCTAAATAACATGCttcaatgaaaaaaaaaaaaaaaaagttttattatAGAGTCCAAAATGGCCCCTTTAtaaagtgcactacgtttgaccagagccctatggaccctggtcaaaagtagtgcactaaataggggatAGTTTGCTATTTAGGATGTATCCTAAAAATCAGTTACAGTTCATTGGATAACAGTAAAACCTGCCTTCAAATTCCCTCAAGAGAAACCAACAGTCTCTAAACCAGTCTTTTCCAACAAAACAGAAATTCTGCAATTTCACAATTGTCTTTTTCTTGCCCAATGTGCCTTGGGATATAACTACATTGTGTTGCCCTTCCATCTAGGATGGGCCGACCAAAACTGGTCTTTTCCttagctaccatgttgttgtcgtcGTCATTGTTGTTGTTATCGATTACTGCGAGGAGTCTCCCATCAGGTGGACAATGAGTTCGTAGGTGGAGAGGACGATGGCTGTGTTGGGGATCTGTCTGATAAGCTGAGGAATGAGTCCTCTGTAAAACGCAGCGTAGCCCTCCTCCACTGCCACCAACCGGGCTGTCTGGAAGAAGTACTGATATTTGCTGCCCTCTTCTCGCAGCCTTGTCCGAATCACCTCTGACGAATGgaagagacgcagagagagagaggagagaaattaaGATGAATTAGAATTAAAAAGGTAATTTTGAATGCGGTTTACAGAGTATTTTGACTAAAGACGGAATCCCAGATACGAACTCAACATAATCCCAGATGTTGAGTTTTACTAAAGGCTTCTCACTCAAGTTAACATTGAGTCATGGGTGTATGCtgtgctacagagagagagagggagaaggggagaaatTAAGATGAATTAGAATTAAAAAGGTGATTTTGAATGCGGTTTACAGAGTATTTTGACTAAAGACGGAAGGATGTGTGTTGAGTTTCTACTAAAGGCTTCTCACTCAAGTTAACATTGAGTCATGGGTGTATGCTGTGCTACTGTACAGGAGACAGTTGTAGATCGGGCCATCGtcaattaacctcttcaacctatgggggcgctatgtcattattggataaaaaaacatgcccgttttaagcgcaatattttgtcacgaaaagatgctcgactatgcatataattggcagctttggaaagaaaacactgacgtttccagaactgcaaagatattatctgtgagtgccatagaactcatgctacaggcgaaaccaagatgtaacctcaaacaggaaatgagcagaatttttgaggctctgttttccatcgtctccttatatggctgtgaatgtgccatgaacgagcataagctctctgccgttcatccaaggtgtctgcagcattgtgacgtatttgtaggcatatcattggaagattggccataagagactacatttgccaggggtccgcccggtgtcctttgtctaaattggtgcgtaaactTCAGCGGcaggcattttcccatgggattcagaggggaaagcacacttccacgaacgatatatcatcgaagagatatgtgaaaaacacgttgaggattgattctaaacaacgtttaccatgtttcagtcgatattatggagttaatttgggaaaaagtttggcgttttgacgaacaaattttcgtttttttttggtagctaaacatgacgcagaaaacaggaccgatttctcctgcacaaataatctttcaggaaaaactgaacatttgctatctaactgagtctcctcattaaaaacatccgaagttcttcaaaggtaaattattttatttgaatggttttctggtttttgtgaaaatgttgcctgctgaatgctaacgctaaatgctaatgctagctatcaatagctatcaatactgttacacaaatgctagttttgctatggttgagaagcatatttttgaaaatctgagatgacagtgttgttaacaaaaggctaagcttgagagctagtatattgatttcatttcatttgcgattttcatgaatagttaacgttgcgttatggtaatgagcttgaggctgtattcacgatcccggatccgggatggctcgccgcAAGAAGTTAAAAGCTGTTTTGCCTCTTACGTCAATGTGTGTTGTTGTAGTTTGAGGTGTGGTATGACAAGTTAATACCGTAGCATTTATTTGATTCCTACCCATGAATCCCCATGCTTACCGTGTGGGTAGGCTATGCAGGAAGCACAACCCTTAGCGAAGGCAGCCGCCATCATCAGGCCTAGGAAATCCGACGCCCCTTTTTCCGTTTCGCTGTTCGGCGACGTGAAGCGCGCTTCGTTCAGGCGTTTCTTCAGCGTCTCGTAGATGAGGAAACAGATCATGGTCTCGGAGATGCCAGCGTAGGACGCCGTCAGACCCCGGTAGAAACCTCTCATGCCCTCGGTCTTGTAAACGTAGCGGGCACACTGCAGCGCGTTCGTCTTCTTCTCCCCTCGTACCCTGGAGGAAAAGACGGTCAGTATTgatccaaaaaaaaaaaaaactacatcAGCAGGTTTCAAAAAAGGATGTTTTTGGCAGAAGATTTAGAGAAGAGGTTAAATTGGATCAGAAAAACATTTTCCTGCAGGAACGTCATTTTGTGGGTGGTAACCTACTATTTGAACTTGTTCTATAAGAATGGTTTTgctatatttttttgtgaaggtGTGCCCTAACGCAGATGACCAAGAACAGAGGTGTCAGGGGCACAATAGCCAGTAAACAACACAACCTCAAGCAGATCAAGTGTCATACCTCACACTCCAGTCTTGTGACAAATAATCAAGAGACATCCTGTATTGTAATGTCCACTGTTacttaaaaacttttttttttttttactttatgaAATGTACATTTAGCATGATATATATTTAAATTGTATATATTTaaattgtgtatatatatacaatttAAATATATACacaatttaaatatatataaataaataaatattcctaTTTTTCCATCTAccaaataacccccccccccccaatccccACTAGTTAACTATAGTTTGAGTGACTACCTATATGAACAGGTCTGCAGGGTAAATAGGACACTAGGTCACCAGACATGCGTGTCCCCGTAACGGTGACCTCACATAGTTCTATTGCTCCATGCGTTCCAAACGCCACCTCATTTCCTACATAGGGTCACTACTTTGGAACAcgtttctggtcaaaagtagtgtccctatatagggcgccatttgggatacagattCTGTGTAAATATAGCCTCTTCCTCCAACGCAGCCTAATGCGTCAGCAGCTAGGGTATTTATGGATCTGCCCGGTCACATTACACCACGCACACTGCGTAACCCAAGGACAGGACAGCAGCCAAGATGGGGGCCCGTCAAAGATCACATTAAAATGGTGGTGGTGACAGAACTGTAATTACACACTACCTACAGAAACGCTTTAATGAATGTTCTGACTCCATTAGTACAAAACTAGTATCTAAAATATGTCTGCATTTAAAGCCTGTAAAAAACTTTTAAAAAAGAGACTTAATAAAAGTAAAATTAAACAACGGTTGAATAATATAAATGTACATACTTCCTCTCCAGCTGCATCCTGGTCTTAACCATCCAGACGGGGTTCATGAGGGAGTTTGTAACAAAGGCTGAAACAGGAAGTAGAAACAGAGAGTTGTGTCGTATCACTGGATGGAgcaagagaaagggacagagttCATTTTATATCTCTGGATGGGAGTTCAGGGAAAGAACAGAAGGCCAGGAAGGGCAAATCCTCCAGGATTCCTGACAGAGCAGAAATTCAATCATTATACAACACATAGTTATAGAGTTATATAAtaaatatgtgtatatatatatatatatatatatatatatatatatatatatacacacacattttagTGGACAAAatggcaacaaacaaaaaaaagaaaatcgCCACATTTGGGCGCAACAAAAACTGTTGTTTACCCAGCAGGCTTAGAACCTACATGGTTTACCCAGCAGGCATAGAACCTACATGGTTTACCCAGCAGGCTTAGAACCTACATGGTTTACCCAGCAGGCTTA
It includes:
- the LOC115132554 gene encoding solute carrier family 25 member 33, which codes for MAHNNNTLLHLFAGGCSGTVGAIVTCPLEVLKTRLQSSGLALRPVFQVQLGTLNGTGVIRPGSGTVTPPGLLQVLRSILEKEGPRSLFRGLGPNLVGVAPSRAIYFAAYKKSKETFNGFFVPNSGVVHMSSAGCAAFVTNSLMNPVWMVKTRMQLERKVRGEKKTNALQCARYVYKTEGMRGFYRGLTASYAGISETMICFLIYETLKKRLNEARFTSPNSETEKGASDFLGLMMAAAFAKGCASCIAYPHEVIRTRLREEGSKYQYFFQTARLVAVEEGYAAFYRGLIPQLIRQIPNTAIVLSTYELIVHLMGDSSQ